Proteins from a single region of Kluyveromyces lactis strain NRRL Y-1140 chromosome A complete sequence:
- the PNS1 gene encoding Pns1p (similar to uniprot|Q12412 YOR161C Saccharomyces cerevisiae PNS1) has translation MFGEGNKPTEPVPAYDAGQDPFQGPNASKNQYQGSAADYNGAPPPPASQPGNQYQFRQDQYYNLNAEGEGAPIGSFEEKFPVEGEDSKPKWNDWPFTIFFAGCVIAFIVVAAITLRAWSQNSSSQGSGVYDGANTGTLTTNSAIMLAISCIIAFVFSIIGIVLARMFPKFFIIAGILFNIIAGLATAIMYLSLKYYSAGIVFLVFTAICALFYWRMRHRIPFTVAVLKTVMDVMKSYPQTWFVTLIGSIIATAFSILFSAVIVATYMKYDDKANNPGCSTNGGSCSNAKLIGLLVLVFFCGYYIAEVIRNVIHCTVSGIFGAWYYFSKSDQGMPKWPGFGALKRSLTYSFGSICFGSLIVTIIETLKAVLRLAVDGVMGGGGADNGWMQCLALIANWIFSFLEWLARYFNHYAYVFIALYGKPYLRAAKETWYMLREKGIDALINDNLVNVALSFFTLFTCYITTLFAYLYLRYTDPNYNDNNNFTPALMAFAFVIAMEICNVITETIRSGTATFFVALGNDPEVFHLSYPERFDEIFRAYPEVLKKLSHQNV, from the coding sequence ATGTTTGGTGAAGGGAACAAACCCACCGAGCCTGTACCCGCATATGATGCTGGGCAGGACCCATTTCAAGGGCCTAATGCTTCAAAGAACCAATATCAGGGTTCAGCAGCTGATTATAACGGtgcaccaccaccacctgCTTCACAGCCGGGAAATCAATACCAGTTTAGACAGGATCAGTACTACAACTTGAATGCTGAGGGTGAAGGTGCGCCAATCGGTAGTttcgaagaaaaatttCCTGTTGAAGGAGAGGACAGTAAACCAAAATGGAACGATTGGCCATTCACCATTTTCTTCGCTGGATGTGTCATTGCTTtcattgttgttgctgcAATTACGTTAAGAGCATGGTCCCAAAATAGTAGCTCGCAAGGGTCTGGTGTATATGATGGTGCTAATACTGGTACTTTAACTACCAATTCAGCCATTATGTTGGCTATTTCCTGTATCATTGCGTTTGTGTTTTCGATCATAGGGATAGTGTTGGCTAGAATGTTCCCCAAATTCTTTATCATTGCAGGGatccttttcaacattattGCGGGTTTGGCTACTGCCATTATGTACCTTTCGTTGAAATATTACTCTGCGGGTATTGTTTTCCTTGTTTTCACCGCTATTTGTGCTTTATTCTATTGGAGAATGAGACATAGAATTCCGTTCACTGTTGCCGTCTTAAAAACTGTTATGGATGTGATGAAAAGCTATCCACAGACATGGTTTGTGACTTTGATTGGAAGTATTATAGCAACTGCTTTCTCCATTCTTTTCTCAGCTGTTATTGTCGCTACCTATATGAAGTATGATGATAAGGCTAACAACCCAGGTTGCTCCACCAACGGCGGGTCTTGTTCCAATGCAAAGTTGATTGGGTTGCTTGTCTTGGTGTTTTTCTGTGGTTACTACATTGCAGAAGTCATTAGAAATGTCATTCATTGCACTGTCAGTGGTATATTCGGTGCTTGGTATTATTTTTCGAAATCAGATCAAGGTATGCCAAAATGGCCTGGATTTGGTGCTCTAAAAAGATCTCTAACCTACTCCTTTGGTTCCATTTGTTTTGGTTCCTTGATTGTCACTATCATCGAGACTTTGAAAGCAGTCCTACGTCTAGCAGTAGATGGTGTTATGGGTGGTGGCGGAGCAGATAACGGATGGATGCAATGTCTTGCACTAATCGCCAACTGGATCTTCAGCTTTTTGGAATGGCTTGCTCGCTACTTCAACCACTATGCTTACGTGTTCATTGCTTTGTATGGTAAGCCATATTTACGTGCTGCAAAGGAAACATGGTATATGTTGAGAGAAAAGGGTATTGATGCATTAATCAATGACAATTTAGTCAATGTCGCATTGAGCTTCTTCACCTTATTTACATGTTACATCACTACGTTATTTGCTTACCTCTATTTGAGATACACAGATCCTAATTACAATGACAACAACAACTTTACACCAGCCTTGATGGCATTCGCCTTCGTCATTGCTATGGAAATTTGCAACGTGATTACAGAGACCATCAGATCCGGAACTGCTACCTTCTTCGTTGCATTGGGTAATGATCCGGAAGTTTTCCACCTATCTTACCCAGAAAGATTCGACGAAATCTTCAGGGCATATCCTGAAGTCTTAAAGAAACTTTCTCACCAGAACGTTTAa
- the ISN1 gene encoding IMP 5'-nucleotidase (similar to uniprot|Q99312 YOR155C Saccharomyces cerevisiae ISN1 Inosine 5'-monophosphate (IMP)-specific 5'-nucleotidase), giving the protein MSSRYRVEYNLKVHKKDAFIEWIKGLLAVPFVLQAGTDSGAERTYKQYCSIFSDIENLVSQKIEIQNRRRQLGSLEEARLDQLVPQVGTFFTHLPLVEAFEVQNRRRAICSRKMVSPSFNDIRHILNSAQILALLKSKELKLVTFDGDVTLYEDGGSIERGGKIVTRIITLLKRGINVGVVTAAGYDDPDKYKERLYGLCFALFSDKSMSLEQKSKLTVMGGESNYLFQYFETSEQFGFKSIDDDEWVPSSVKAWSDDDIDATLDVAQTCFGELSHLLALPSKCQIIRKKRAVGFVPGFIFDDELEVNVKIKIPREALEEMVLVVQKKLESYPPAQNIQFSCFDGGSDVWCDIGGKDLGVSILQNFYQTDSPITAAQTLHIGDQFAPKGSANDFKARSAGCTLWISSPRETIEVLDDLLPYL; this is encoded by the coding sequence ATGTCTAGCAGGTATAGAGTTGAGTATAACCTTAAGGTTCATAAGAAGGACGCCTTTATCGAATGGATTAAAGGGTTGTTGGCGGTGCCCTTCGTGTTGCAAGCGGGAACAGATTCAGGTGCTGAAAGGACCTATAAGCAGTACTGTAGCATATTCAGcgatattgaaaatttggTTTCCCAAAAGATTGAAATCCAGAACAGGCGTAGGCAGTTGGGATCTCTAGAAGAAGCAAGGCTAGATCAACTAGTTCCACAAGTTGGAACGTTTTTCACCCATTTACCCTTGGTGGAAGCTTTCGAAGTTCAAAACAGAAGACGTGCTATATGTAGCAGAAAAATGGTTTCTCCGTCCTTTAATGATATCAGACACATTTTAAACTCTGCCCAGATTTTGGCCTTACTCAAAtcgaaagaattgaaattggtCACTTTTGATGGTGACGTTACGCTATATGAGGATGGGGGATCCATTGAAAGAGGTGGTAAAATCGTTACAAGGATTATCACGTTGTTGAAACGTGGGATCAACGTTGGTGTTGTCACTGCCGCCGGGTATGATGACCCAGATAAATACAAGGAACGTCTGTATGGACTATGCTTTGCGTTGTTCTCCGATAAGTCAATGTCGTTGGAACAGAAATCAAAATTGACCGTTATGGGAGGTGAATCTAACTATTTGTTCCAGTATTTCGAGACCTCGGAACAATTTGGTTTTAAGTCCattgatgacgatgaatgGGTGCCCTCAAGTGTTAAAGCTTGgtctgatgatgatatcGACGCTACCTTAGACGTCGCACAGACGTGTTTTGGCGAATTAAGTCATCTGCTTGCATTACCATCGAAATGTCAAATTATCCGCAAAAAAAGAGCAGTTGGATTTGTCCCTGGTTTCATCTTCGATGATGAACTAGAGGTTAACGTTAAGATCAAAATCCCAAGAGAAGCGTTGGAGGAAATGGTTCTTGTTGTACAAAAGAAACTAGAATCATATCCACCCGCACAAAATATACAATTTAGTTGCTTTGATGGTGGCAGCGATGTTTGGTGTGATATTGGTGGTAAAGACCTGGGTGTGTCTATCTTACAGAATTTTTACCAAACAGACTCTCCGATCACAGCGGCGCAAACGTTACACATTGGTGACCAATTCGCTCCCAAAGGTTCCGCAAACGATTTCAAAGCTCGTAGTGCTGGCTGCACATTGTGGATCTCATCTCCTCGTGAGACAATCGAGGTATTAGATGATCTCTTACCATATCTATAG